Within Bacillota bacterium, the genomic segment ACTGTAGGAAGGATCTTCTCAAAAAGGGTTGAAAACATCTAATGTAGTCATCCTGAAGTCCAAGAGCATAGCTGGTCGATGAACATAACTGATCACTCATCGAAAATCACGCGTCGACCTCCAATAGCGCGAAAACCCCGGGGGGTCGACGCGAATCACGAAGGATGACAAGAACCATGAAAGGGCTTAATCAAGCTGTTTTTCGAAATCTGCTCCTTCTAGTGCATGGTGAACAAGTGTTCGGTACGTGTAGCAAAATCCCAGTGTAACAAGGATTTGGGATCTTCCTATCAGGGTTGGAAACCACCACTCGTCAACAGTCATTGTGGTGCCGTCGCCATGTTTGGGATCTTCCTATCAGGGTTGGAAACCACAACCGCAGGCCGCGCATATGCCGCGGCCCTGCGTTTGGGATCTTCCTATCAGACAATCATGTGGCTGACGCCACACCATCGAATGGATGAAAACGGGGTCGAGGAATTGATACATTCGTTCTGCGGCTGGTGAGGAGAGGTCGAGCTTCCATTGGTGTCTCGAACCCGACCATGGTTCGCTTGTTTAAGGCCCTTGTTCGGCTTCCTCCCCCGGGGCGTTTTCAGCGCAGGGTTAAGAACCGGTCCTCAATGGCATGCGATTCGTCCATGATGCAAGTTTTGGATCTTCGTAAGAGCAAAAACCCCTACCTGGCTTTCAGGGTGGGGGTTGTGTTATGCTTGTTAGTTTTTCTTTTGCGTACGGCAGTAGTCGGGGATTTCGGGAGACCAGGGCACGAACCATTCCAGCACATCACTCGAAAAGGATAACATAGCATCGCCACCGCGCTGTTACGTCGACAGACAAACCGCTTCAACCATATGAACAGCGTTTTTGGCTACACACGGTTTCGTTATCTATCACCTTCTTGGGCGTCCTCCCGCGGGAAGTCTTCAGGGCAGGGTTGAGACCAAGAAAAGAGTCGACAGCGAGGGTTGGGAACCGTCGTCGCTAACAGGATTTCTTTTCCTAGCGTCTTTGAAACGGAAAGCGGAGTGCACACAGACCACTCAATTGCAACCAAGCTCAGAGTTGTCCTCCCTGCCAGATCGTCAACAGCCTAGGAGGAGGAAAATGACAGGGGATGGCTAATAAATACACGTTCTTTGAAGGGATGCCTTTCCGTTCCCCCGTTGTTCCTCACTCACAGACTCAAAACATATTGTTTGTAGAAGGGAAGATAACGGAATGACTCCTAAGAACTCTGAACGGTTTCTAGACGCCTTTGTGAGAATTGAGCAACACCTTCGGCGTGTAGCTAACAGGGAGAACTGGATTGGGTTCTCTAGCCTAGTGGACGAAGTAGCCAAGAAGGACGCCGCCGTCCGGAATTACAGGATTAAACTCAAGGAGTATGCAGACCTCCGAAATGCCATAGTTCATGAGCGCATTGATGGTAGACCCATCGCCGAACCCCACGATGAAACGGTACTGGACATCGAGCATATCGCCTCTATTTTGTTACAACCACCGCGATTGGCGCCGAGCTTCCTGTGCGAGGTTACAGTCTGTTCTCCGGGAGACTTCATCGGCACCGTGGCCAAGACGATGGTAAACAATGATTTTTCTCAGATCCCCGTCTACGACAATGGTCAATTCCGAGCGATGCTCACTGCAAACACCATCACCCGCTGGATTGCCTCCGAACTGGAATCAGGAATCGGATTACTGGAGGAAAAGCCTGTTGAGGAAGTACTGGAGTTTCAAGAGGATAACGAGGCCTGTCACTTTGTCAAAAAGGACGATACGATATTTGATGTGCTGGAAATCTTCGAAAAGGACAGTCGTGCCGGAAAATCACTCTCTGCCATCATCATCACTGGGTCCGGAAGTAGGTCGGAAAAACCCATCGGCATTCTGACAATCGCCGACCATCCCCGACTGTTGCGGGCTATTAACTATGGTCAAGACTAGCGGTAGGAACACGGTGAATCAGGGCCCATGCCGGGTCCGGATTCACCGACTAAACTCAAGAACAAATAGAAGCCAAAGAGTCAGGTTCTGCCTGTGGTTTACTGTGTACCACAAACCACAAATTGGTGTAGTCTTCCACTCTCGATAGCAGATAAAGTCGCCACTGTTTGCTGTAGTCTCATAGCACTGATCGGGCTCCCGCCACCGCCACCACAGCTGCTACAACAAGATCTCGCTGCAAGATAACGGTATCACAACCCACAAAGGAAAACGGATAGTATTATAGAACCATATGCAACAGGAGGGATGACCATGGCTGGTGTTCACCTAAACGAGATCATCGATCGGGGTTTCCTGGAAAGAATGCTGCGTTCCTTCAGTCTGGCCACGGGCTTAGGAGCAGAGATAGTGGACAGGAATGGTGTGCCCGTGATCCAAAGCCCAGTAGGAAACTCTTCCCGTTTTTGCCGGTTGATCCGCTCAACGGAAGAGGGAAATCAGCTATGTTTAACCTCCTTCCGCGAAGGCGGAGAGCAAGCTAATATGTTAGGCGAACCATATATTTTCCGTTGCCATGCCGGTCTCATTGAATGGGTAGCACCCATTACCATTGACGGCAACCATATTGCCTCCATCACCTGTGGACAAGTACTCATGTGGAAACTAGACGAAATTGCCTGGGAGGAACTACTAAGCCGCACCGAGAATCTACCGATGGATCGAGAGGCCCTCCTGGATGCAGCCAAGGAGCTTCAGATCGTTTCCGGACCAAGGGTTCAGGCTGCGGCGGATCTGTTGTTTGCCGTGGCTAACCAGGTTATGCAAAGCAGTAGTACCACATTGAAACAAAGAAGAGAACTCCACCACCATCAAGCCCGTTTGGCAGAGGTGATCCACGAAAGAAAACAACTGGAAGAGACTTTGGAAAAGCTGCAGGGAAGAACCTCCCAGAGTGCATACCCCTTCGAGAAGGAACGGGAACTATTGGGAGCAGTGAGATTTGGGGAGCGGGTCAGGGCCAAGGAGATCCTCAATGACATCTTGGGTAATATCCTTTTTGTCAACGCCGGTAACCCCGAAGTGGTGAAGGCCCGGATCATTGAACTGCTCATCATGTTGTCCCGGGCCGCAGTAGAAGCCGGTGCCAGCCTGCAGACTCTGCTCACCTTAAATTGCCATCATCTTCAGGAGATCCAAAACATCGATCCCATTGAGGAGTTGTGTGCATGGATTGTCCGGGTCCTAGACCAGTTTTTGGATGTCATCTATGAAACTAGAAATATCACTACGGCCAAACCGTTGCAGCAAGCCATCGAATATATCAACGACCACCATGCGGAGGATTTGTCCCTGGAAGTGGTGGCCCATGCGGTCCAGATCAGTCCCTTCTATCTCAGCCACCTCTTCACTAATGAATTGGGGATCACTTTCCTCAATTACCTTACCAAGGTACGCATTGAGAAGGCAAAAACACTACTACTCACCACAAATATGACTGTCCAGGAAATTGCTTACGCTGTGGGATATAACGATCCGAGCTATTTTACCAAAGTGTTTAAGAAGCTAGAAGGAAGGACACCTACACAGTACAAAGGCTGAAGGAAAGAAAAACATGGTGCCGGGG encodes:
- a CDS encoding CBS domain-containing protein is translated as MTPKNSERFLDAFVRIEQHLRRVANRENWIGFSSLVDEVAKKDAAVRNYRIKLKEYADLRNAIVHERIDGRPIAEPHDETVLDIEHIASILLQPPRLAPSFLCEVTVCSPGDFIGTVAKTMVNNDFSQIPVYDNGQFRAMLTANTITRWIASELESGIGLLEEKPVEEVLEFQEDNEACHFVKKDDTIFDVLEIFEKDSRAGKSLSAIIITGSGSRSEKPIGILTIADHPRLLRAINYGQD
- a CDS encoding helix-turn-helix domain-containing protein; its protein translation is MAGVHLNEIIDRGFLERMLRSFSLATGLGAEIVDRNGVPVIQSPVGNSSRFCRLIRSTEEGNQLCLTSFREGGEQANMLGEPYIFRCHAGLIEWVAPITIDGNHIASITCGQVLMWKLDEIAWEELLSRTENLPMDREALLDAAKELQIVSGPRVQAAADLLFAVANQVMQSSSTTLKQRRELHHHQARLAEVIHERKQLEETLEKLQGRTSQSAYPFEKERELLGAVRFGERVRAKEILNDILGNILFVNAGNPEVVKARIIELLIMLSRAAVEAGASLQTLLTLNCHHLQEIQNIDPIEELCAWIVRVLDQFLDVIYETRNITTAKPLQQAIEYINDHHAEDLSLEVVAHAVQISPFYLSHLFTNELGITFLNYLTKVRIEKAKTLLLTTNMTVQEIAYAVGYNDPSYFTKVFKKLEGRTPTQYKG